In the Synechococcus sp. Nb3U1 genome, one interval contains:
- a CDS encoding ABC transporter substrate-binding protein, producing MWQNNFFVTRILGHFWKRRQVLASLGLGSVGTWLLGQSSLFAQSPADLGSLTWADILEQARGTQVNWAMWSGSEAINGFVDGWVKTQLQERYGIRLNRIPLTDTVEAVNKIIGEVQAGLRSGGSIDLIWINGNNFRTLKQGNLLYGPFTQKLPSLQFYNPADIETDFGLPIEGYSAPYTGNYFLIAYHAERVPNPPRSYAELLSWAEANPGRFTYVAPPDFHGSRFLLGTLYGVTGGYAQYSGPEFNADLWAKQSPAVVDYLKKLDPFLWRQGQTYPPTFARLAELFANGEIWLMPTFIDQVILRKSNGQFPDSTTPYGIPGTSLIDPSFTAIPVNAANPFGAMILAEVLASPEGQLEKFKPDVWGDLPLIDVSRLSAEFQANFTQLEVASGIPIQEAIAGAVPIVNAEYTVQLEELWQRQVLPG from the coding sequence ATGTGGCAAAACAACTTCTTTGTGACCCGGATCCTGGGTCACTTTTGGAAACGGCGACAGGTGCTGGCCTCCCTGGGGCTTGGCTCGGTGGGGACTTGGCTCTTGGGGCAAAGCTCTCTTTTTGCACAAAGCCCTGCCGACTTGGGATCCCTGACTTGGGCTGACATTCTGGAGCAAGCACGGGGTACCCAGGTGAATTGGGCGATGTGGAGCGGTAGCGAAGCGATCAACGGCTTTGTAGATGGCTGGGTAAAAACGCAGCTGCAAGAGCGCTACGGCATTCGTCTGAATCGGATCCCACTGACCGACACTGTAGAGGCCGTCAACAAAATCATTGGGGAAGTACAGGCCGGATTGCGCAGTGGCGGCAGCATCGATTTAATTTGGATCAACGGCAACAACTTCCGCACCCTCAAGCAGGGAAATTTGCTCTATGGCCCCTTTACCCAAAAATTACCTAGCCTTCAATTTTACAATCCTGCCGATATTGAAACGGATTTTGGTCTACCCATCGAAGGCTACTCTGCACCCTATACGGGCAACTATTTCCTGATAGCCTATCATGCTGAGCGCGTCCCCAATCCGCCGCGTAGCTATGCCGAATTGTTGAGCTGGGCAGAAGCCAATCCAGGCCGTTTTACCTACGTGGCCCCACCGGATTTTCATGGCAGCCGCTTCTTGTTAGGAACACTGTATGGGGTGACCGGCGGCTATGCCCAGTACAGTGGGCCTGAGTTTAATGCGGATCTGTGGGCCAAGCAATCGCCTGCGGTGGTGGACTACCTGAAAAAATTGGATCCCTTTTTGTGGCGGCAAGGGCAAACCTATCCTCCCACCTTTGCCCGCTTGGCAGAGCTATTTGCCAATGGTGAAATTTGGCTCATGCCCACTTTCATCGATCAGGTGATTCTGCGCAAAAGCAATGGACAATTTCCGGACAGTACCACTCCCTACGGGATCCCGGGTACCAGTTTGATTGATCCCTCCTTTACTGCTATTCCTGTAAATGCAGCGAATCCCTTTGGAGCGATGATTTTGGCAGAAGTGTTGGCTAGCCCTGAAGGTCAACTGGAAAAGTTTAAGCCAGATGTCTGGGGAGATTTGCCCCTGATCGATGTTAGCCGTTTGTCTGCCGAGTTCCAGGCCAACTTTACTCAGTTGGAAGTTGCCTCCGGGATCCCAATTCAAGAGGCAATTGCAGGAGCGGTGCCGATTGTGAATGCGGAATATACTGTGCAACTGGAAGAGCTTTGGCAGCGACAGGTGTTACCAGGCTGA
- a CDS encoding homospermidine biosynthesis protein, with protein sequence MSAKDEGSSKRFLGGRKIDPQPIQAGIPLTDLIDQTFLSYNSGRLREACQLLVERMLQPGVTVGLSLTGALTPAGLGIAAVIPLMQAGFVDWIVSTGANLYHDTHFGLGLDLHRGRPDIGDVVLREEGVVRIYDIFFDYDVLLSTDAFFRQIMQAPEFDRRMGSAEFHYLCGKYIAAREEALGLKDGAANQERSLLAAAYRYGVPVYTSSPGDSSIGMNVAALALQGRGPVIDVSLDVNETAAIVLEAKRSGGASAVWILGGGSPKNFMLQTEPQIQEVLGIEEKGHDFFLQVTDARPDTGGLSGATPSEAVSWGKVDPDKLPGTIVIYSDSTIAMPLLTAYALSKRDPRPLKRLYDRRSELVERLRQAHLEAQAKKETVAAV encoded by the coding sequence ATGTCTGCCAAGGATGAGGGTTCCTCAAAACGGTTTCTGGGCGGGCGCAAGATCGACCCTCAGCCGATTCAAGCTGGGATCCCTCTCACCGACCTGATCGACCAAACCTTTCTCTCCTACAACTCTGGGCGCCTGCGAGAAGCCTGTCAACTCTTGGTGGAGCGGATGTTGCAGCCGGGGGTAACGGTGGGGCTGAGCTTGACGGGGGCACTCACTCCGGCAGGGTTAGGCATTGCAGCCGTGATCCCCTTGATGCAGGCAGGCTTTGTCGATTGGATTGTCTCGACAGGGGCAAATCTCTACCACGATACCCACTTTGGCCTGGGCCTGGATTTGCACCGGGGCCGCCCCGATATTGGCGATGTGGTGCTGCGGGAAGAGGGGGTGGTGCGTATTTACGATATTTTCTTTGACTATGATGTGCTCCTTTCCACCGATGCCTTCTTTCGCCAGATAATGCAGGCACCAGAGTTTGACAGACGTATGGGATCCGCCGAATTTCATTATCTTTGTGGCAAGTACATCGCCGCCCGGGAAGAGGCCCTGGGATTGAAGGATGGTGCTGCGAACCAAGAACGATCTCTCTTGGCTGCCGCCTACCGCTATGGGGTACCTGTCTATACCTCCAGTCCGGGGGATAGCTCCATTGGCATGAATGTGGCGGCTCTGGCGTTGCAGGGAAGGGGGCCGGTGATCGATGTCTCGCTGGATGTGAACGAGACAGCGGCGATTGTATTGGAGGCAAAGCGCAGCGGCGGGGCCAGTGCCGTGTGGATCTTGGGGGGGGGATCCCCGAAGAACTTCATGTTGCAAACGGAACCACAAATTCAAGAGGTACTGGGCATTGAAGAAAAGGGACATGACTTTTTCTTACAGGTGACCGATGCACGACCGGATACCGGCGGATTGTCGGGGGCTACTCCTTCTGAGGCAGTGTCTTGGGGCAAAGTCGATCCGGATAAATTACCCGGCACAATTGTGATCTACAGCGATTCCACCATTGCGATGCCGCTGCTGACGGCTTATGCCCTCTCCAAACGGGATCCCCGCCCTTTGAAGCGCTTGTACGACCGACGCTCGGAGTTGGTGGAGCGCTTGCGGCAGGCCCACCTGGAGGCTCAGGCGAAAAAAGAAACGGTGGCTGCAGTGTAA
- a CDS encoding ABC transporter ATP-binding protein, with product MSHLVLRHLSKRFGNQRLSALKDLSLTVAAGEIFALLGPSGCGKSTTLNLIAGLLQPDPVPYPGEIWLEGIRLNPLPPERRGVTLLSQHSRLFPHLSVGENVAFGLKMRRIPRAEREAQALRMLERVQLAGLAHRRPAQLSGGQAQRVALARALVIQPKLLLLDEPLSALDANLRQEMQELILSLQAESGVTTVWVTHDQAEATTVAQRIGLMFEGQLHQLGSPAEFYQQPQSERIARFFGGVNFWDAQADQHQLWVGEGIHLYGAVPQQGKVRLMIRPEQIQVFAHPPTSLHNVWRAEVISERFTGTQRRLKVQTVLGLLQAWVAPHQRFRVGQAVWVYLPPEALWCVEGSPSVAALPLLV from the coding sequence ATGAGCCATCTGGTTCTTCGTCATCTCAGCAAACGTTTCGGCAACCAGAGGCTCTCTGCCCTCAAGGATTTGTCGCTAACGGTGGCGGCAGGGGAGATCTTTGCATTGCTGGGGCCGTCGGGCTGTGGCAAGTCTACGACGCTCAACTTAATCGCCGGGCTGCTGCAACCGGATCCGGTTCCTTATCCTGGGGAAATTTGGCTAGAAGGGATCCGGCTCAATCCCTTACCCCCGGAACGGCGCGGTGTGACATTGCTTTCCCAGCACAGCCGGCTGTTTCCGCATTTGAGTGTAGGGGAGAATGTTGCCTTTGGCCTAAAGATGCGCCGCATCCCCAGAGCAGAACGAGAAGCCCAGGCATTACGCATGTTGGAGCGGGTGCAACTGGCCGGATTGGCCCACCGTCGTCCGGCCCAACTTTCTGGAGGACAAGCCCAGCGGGTGGCTCTGGCACGAGCCTTGGTGATTCAGCCCAAGCTGTTGCTTTTGGATGAGCCGTTGTCGGCTTTGGATGCCAACCTGCGCCAGGAGATGCAAGAGCTTATTTTAAGTTTGCAGGCCGAATCGGGTGTGACGACGGTGTGGGTGACCCACGACCAAGCCGAAGCCACCACCGTGGCCCAGCGCATTGGGTTGATGTTTGAGGGGCAACTGCACCAGTTGGGATCCCCAGCGGAATTTTACCAGCAACCCCAATCCGAACGGATTGCCCGCTTTTTTGGCGGGGTAAATTTTTGGGATGCCCAAGCAGATCAGCATCAGCTATGGGTGGGGGAAGGGATCCATCTTTACGGTGCTGTGCCCCAGCAGGGAAAGGTGCGGCTGATGATACGACCGGAACAGATCCAGGTATTTGCTCACCCTCCTACGAGTCTCCACAATGTCTGGAGGGCGGAAGTGATCTCAGAACGCTTTACGGGTACCCAGCGGCGACTGAAGGTGCAAACGGTCTTGGGATTGCTGCAGGCTTGGGTAGCTCCCCATCAGAGGTTCAGGGTAGGACAAGCAGTGTGGGTTTACCTGCCTCCGGAGGCTTTGTGGTGTGTGGAGGGATCCCCTTCTGTGGCTGCACTCCCCTTACTGGTTTGA
- a CDS encoding valine--tRNA ligase: MTAAIPQATHLPSQYNPFETEPKWQTFWEEQGFYVADPKAPGDPFSMVLPPPNVTGNLHMGHAFAFTLPDVVTRYKRMRGYNVLWVPGTDHASIAVHTILENQLRQEGKSRFDLGRDAFLERAWAWKEQSQGTIKGQLRRLGLSLDWSRDRFTMDEGLNRAVIEAFVRLHEAGLIYRGEYLVNWCPATQSAVSDIELDDKEVKGHLWHFRYPLAADPERYLVVATTRPETMLGDTAVAVNPTDERYKHLIGQQIKLPIKNRLIPIIGDEYVDASFGSGSVKITPAHDPNDFEIGQRHHLPFINILNKDGTLNENGDPFTGLDRFVARQKVVQWFEEHGLLDKVEDYTHTVPHSDRGGVPIEPLLSIQWFCDVSEMAARCLEEAHLNTSPHFVPERWTKVYTGWLEKLRPWCISRQLWWGHQIPAWYPVIEGQIPEDPQAFVVARNPEEALAKARERFGSQVEAVQQDPDVLDTWFSSGLWPFSTLGWPDETEDLKRYYPNSLMSTGFDIIFFWVARMTMMGSQFTGQIPFKDVYINGLVRDEHGAKMSKSKGNGIDPLELLDKYGTDALRYALVKEVVGAGQDVRLAYDRKTRESASVEAARNFANKIWNASRFVLMNLDGQPPAQLGTSSPEHLELADRWILSRLHSTTAQVIQELETYGLGEGARLLYSLIWDDFCDWYIELVKPRLRGEDVTSKRTAQQVLATVLESILKLLHPWMPHITEEIWQILTQTEQTTSIAVQPYPESDPTWVDPGLEQDFTLVIQVISSLRNLRAEAGLKPNQSIAALLLTTDPTEQRILAEARPYIQELTKAESLEITGSLACEPKQVAAGVVGTIQVLMPLAGLVDVEALRAKLQKDIAKLEKEAQGIRSRLENPNFLSRANPEVVQTHRDQLAELEAQITLLESRLQKLG, translated from the coding sequence ATGACCGCCGCGATCCCCCAGGCCACTCACCTGCCCAGCCAATACAACCCCTTTGAAACCGAGCCGAAGTGGCAGACCTTTTGGGAGGAGCAGGGCTTCTATGTGGCGGATCCAAAGGCACCAGGGGATCCCTTTAGCATGGTGCTGCCACCCCCCAATGTGACGGGCAATTTGCACATGGGGCATGCCTTCGCCTTTACGCTGCCGGATGTGGTGACCCGCTACAAGCGGATGCGGGGCTACAACGTCCTCTGGGTGCCGGGTACGGATCATGCCAGCATCGCGGTGCACACCATCCTGGAAAATCAACTGCGCCAGGAGGGTAAGAGCCGCTTTGATCTGGGCCGAGATGCCTTTTTAGAACGGGCCTGGGCCTGGAAGGAGCAGTCTCAGGGCACCATCAAGGGTCAACTGCGGCGGTTGGGCCTCTCCCTGGACTGGAGCCGGGATCGCTTCACCATGGATGAGGGCCTGAACCGGGCGGTGATCGAGGCATTTGTGCGGCTACATGAGGCAGGGCTGATCTACCGGGGGGAATACCTGGTCAACTGGTGCCCGGCCACCCAGTCAGCGGTGTCGGATATCGAACTGGATGACAAAGAAGTGAAGGGGCACCTGTGGCATTTTCGCTACCCCTTGGCGGCAGATCCAGAACGCTATTTGGTGGTGGCCACCACCCGACCCGAGACCATGCTGGGGGATACCGCCGTGGCGGTGAACCCGACCGACGAGCGCTACAAGCACCTGATCGGCCAGCAGATCAAACTGCCCATTAAAAATCGCCTCATCCCAATCATCGGCGACGAGTATGTGGACGCCAGCTTTGGCTCCGGCTCCGTCAAGATCACCCCGGCTCACGACCCCAACGATTTTGAGATCGGCCAGCGTCACCACCTGCCTTTCATCAACATTCTCAACAAAGACGGTACCCTCAACGAGAACGGGGATCCCTTTACCGGCTTAGATCGCTTCGTGGCCCGCCAGAAAGTGGTGCAGTGGTTTGAGGAGCACGGCCTGCTAGACAAAGTGGAGGACTATACTCACACGGTGCCCCACAGCGACCGGGGGGGCGTGCCGATTGAGCCGTTGCTGTCGATTCAGTGGTTTTGTGATGTATCGGAGATGGCGGCCCGTTGTCTGGAGGAAGCTCACCTCAACACCAGCCCCCACTTTGTGCCGGAGCGCTGGACAAAAGTTTATACCGGCTGGTTGGAAAAGCTGCGCCCCTGGTGCATCTCGCGGCAACTGTGGTGGGGCCATCAGATCCCGGCTTGGTATCCGGTGATCGAAGGCCAGATTCCCGAAGATCCGCAGGCATTTGTGGTGGCCCGTAACCCTGAGGAGGCCCTGGCCAAGGCCCGGGAGCGGTTCGGATCCCAGGTGGAGGCGGTGCAGCAGGATCCGGATGTGTTGGATACTTGGTTTAGCTCCGGGTTGTGGCCTTTCTCCACCCTAGGCTGGCCGGATGAAACCGAGGATCTGAAGCGCTATTACCCCAACTCGTTGATGTCTACCGGCTTCGACATCATCTTTTTCTGGGTGGCCCGCATGACCATGATGGGATCCCAATTTACGGGCCAGATCCCCTTCAAGGACGTGTATATCAACGGCCTAGTGCGGGATGAGCATGGGGCAAAAATGTCCAAATCCAAGGGGAACGGTATCGACCCGCTGGAGCTGCTGGATAAATATGGCACCGATGCCCTGCGCTATGCCCTGGTCAAAGAAGTGGTAGGGGCAGGGCAGGATGTGCGCCTGGCCTACGACCGCAAAACCAGAGAAAGTGCCAGCGTCGAAGCAGCCCGCAATTTTGCCAACAAGATCTGGAATGCCTCGCGCTTTGTGTTGATGAACTTGGACGGGCAACCCCCTGCCCAACTGGGAACCTCATCCCCAGAGCACCTGGAATTGGCGGATCGCTGGATCCTCTCCCGACTGCATTCCACCACCGCCCAAGTGATCCAGGAGCTGGAAACCTATGGCCTCGGGGAAGGAGCACGTCTGCTCTACTCGTTGATTTGGGATGACTTTTGCGATTGGTATATCGAGCTGGTCAAGCCTCGTCTGCGGGGAGAGGATGTCACTTCCAAACGGACAGCCCAGCAGGTGCTGGCCACGGTGCTAGAAAGCATCCTCAAGTTGCTCCACCCCTGGATGCCTCACATCACCGAAGAGATCTGGCAGATCTTGACCCAGACAGAGCAGACTACCTCTATTGCGGTGCAGCCCTATCCCGAGTCGGATCCCACCTGGGTGGATCCCGGTCTGGAGCAGGACTTTACCCTGGTGATTCAGGTCATCAGCAGCCTGCGCAACCTGCGAGCAGAAGCTGGTCTCAAGCCCAACCAGAGCATCGCGGCCCTTTTGCTGACCACGGATCCCACAGAGCAGAGGATTCTCGCCGAGGCACGACCCTATATCCAGGAGCTGACCAAGGCCGAGTCGCTGGAGATCACGGGATCCCTAGCTTGCGAACCCAAACAAGTAGCGGCTGGGGTGGTGGGTACTATTCAGGTCTTGATGCCACTGGCGGGTCTGGTGGATGTGGAGGCACTGCGAGCCAAGCTGCAAAAAGACATCGCCAAACTTGAAAAAGAAGCTCAAGGGATCCGCTCCCGCCTCGAGAACCCCAATTTCCTCAGTCGGGCTAACCCAGAGGTGGTACAAACCCATCGGGATCAGTTGGCGGAGCTGGAGGCACAGATCACCTTGCTGGAGTCTCGGTTGCAAAAGTTGGGCTGA
- a CDS encoding PAS domain S-box protein, with product MKSSPQSSASSSRRIPLQIALLLLMLLAVGVGVGSVGYLLQQSGRETALRLAQKINRKVNDHIEDTLKSYLQVPIQINDVNQDAVDWGFLPDLVTLKPTDLVFLEGYFARQLQRFPEADYIGFVSADGGFVMAQRMEGSIWVYNTGGPLPGEVRGRELDPKTGDPTGETRQLGFMDVREQPWFAETVQTEGISRSQTISSIFSEPQLLVLTGLPLTSKNGTSYGSLAAAISIHNVQALLDTLDQTNPGISFLLDSQGQVVAGYGARLISEHEDPESSHPILRAVVPALAEQFGSLSAVTSEVFFRLPVGGEPHLIEIDSIQDEWGLDFYLVRGIPESEILGAVNRSAQQAGLLGGGILLGLLGIGMGLTECFARPIRRLTQTVKGFIPDGSHPWPKLDPGPIQEVQTLNSAWERMVAAQQAMLNQLRQQEQDYREVVEQQSELICRYSLDTRLRLVNEAYLRFFGQTREECLGTRWSDTIPETERDPLLAELIALNPTQPTRTSERIYSDPEGKTRYVHWVDQGLFDDQGQLVEILSVGREITQQKLMERALEESEERFRTLVEDLNVGVLLQGRQAEMLLCNPKALELLDLTEDQLLGRTSFDPAWNVIHEDGSSFPGTEHPVPKAIVTGQPVRNVVMGVYRPRLQDRVWLLVNAKPRLDEQGQVYQVICTFTDITLRIQAEEALKQTQQTLHLQAERERLLGRITERIRRSLDLMEILQIAATEVRQLLQTDRVVIYLLQPDGSSSIQAESVSQAEFSIVNQTILDSYFFSLRKDYFPCNQVHSISDIEDAPIQPYHVDLLRSLQVHASLVVAICGDNHPQLESPSKSDIQGILIAHQCRGVYQWQDWEKSILVQLSEQLSVALQQAELYQQVQNLNNHLEALAELRTARLQQALDFEAVLHSISSKVVASLDEAEILNTVVQELVKILGLLDCSFGFFSKDCSTLKLYYAYSPNLVGQSYDLQEIVDASFLSSLQQGKVIHHCFYNPTNRLWATLLNCPILDEDQRLMGLLNLERLPEQFFVEPEIQMVQQVANLCALAIRQARLYEAAQAQVTELEQLNLLKDDFVSTVSHELRTPMTNVRMALRMMQITTDPQKRQNYFMTALQECERQIALINDLLDIQRLEAEGYSLKAEEINLVYYLQELLSGLQPLAQSKQQLLQLHLSQGIPILETDSACLSRVLRELVHNAIKYTAPEGAIHIRLTSDQDGFLFMISNSAEISQSELARIFDKFYRIPQSDRWKHGGTGLGLALVKQLVMRMGGDISVKSSEGWTHFQVWLPQNLAAATAHPAS from the coding sequence ATGAAGTCCTCACCCCAGTCCTCTGCTTCCTCATCTAGACGCATTCCCTTGCAAATTGCTCTGCTCCTGCTGATGCTGCTGGCGGTGGGGGTGGGTGTAGGCAGTGTAGGATATCTCCTCCAGCAGTCTGGACGAGAAACAGCGCTACGGTTAGCCCAAAAGATCAACCGCAAGGTCAATGACCATATTGAAGACACCCTGAAAAGCTATCTGCAGGTACCTATTCAAATCAACGATGTCAATCAAGATGCGGTGGATTGGGGATTTTTACCCGATCTCGTAACCCTGAAGCCCACTGATCTGGTCTTTTTGGAAGGCTATTTTGCCCGACAATTGCAGCGCTTCCCTGAAGCTGATTATATCGGTTTTGTTTCGGCTGACGGTGGCTTTGTCATGGCGCAGCGCATGGAGGGGTCGATATGGGTTTACAACACCGGTGGCCCTTTGCCTGGAGAGGTGCGCGGACGGGAATTGGATCCCAAAACCGGGGATCCCACGGGTGAAACTCGCCAGTTGGGTTTTATGGATGTAAGAGAGCAGCCTTGGTTTGCAGAGACTGTCCAGACAGAGGGGATCAGTCGCAGCCAGACCATCAGTAGTATTTTTTCTGAGCCACAGCTTTTGGTTCTAACGGGGTTACCCTTAACCAGCAAAAACGGAACCTCATACGGGAGCTTGGCGGCCGCCATTTCCATTCACAATGTGCAAGCTCTTCTGGATACTCTGGATCAAACCAATCCCGGCATAAGTTTTCTGCTGGACTCCCAAGGGCAGGTGGTGGCGGGCTATGGAGCCCGCTTGATTTCTGAACATGAGGATCCAGAAAGCAGCCACCCGATTCTACGGGCGGTTGTTCCAGCCCTTGCGGAGCAATTTGGGTCGTTGTCGGCAGTGACTTCCGAGGTTTTCTTCCGCTTACCCGTCGGGGGAGAGCCGCATCTAATTGAGATAGATTCTATTCAAGATGAGTGGGGGCTGGATTTTTACCTTGTGCGCGGGATCCCGGAATCAGAGATTTTGGGAGCAGTCAACCGCTCTGCCCAACAGGCTGGGCTGCTTGGGGGTGGGATCTTATTGGGTTTGTTGGGGATAGGAATGGGTCTAACCGAATGTTTCGCCCGCCCGATTCGCCGTCTCACGCAAACTGTCAAGGGGTTTATCCCCGATGGATCCCATCCCTGGCCCAAGTTGGATCCCGGCCCAATTCAGGAAGTGCAAACGCTGAATTCTGCCTGGGAACGGATGGTGGCAGCCCAACAGGCAATGCTGAACCAGTTGCGGCAACAGGAGCAAGACTACCGAGAAGTGGTGGAGCAACAATCGGAGCTGATCTGTCGCTATAGCCTCGATACTCGCTTGAGACTTGTGAATGAAGCCTATCTGCGTTTTTTTGGGCAAACCCGAGAAGAGTGTTTGGGTACCCGCTGGAGCGACACCATACCGGAAACCGAACGGGATCCCCTCCTGGCAGAATTGATTGCCCTTAACCCCACCCAGCCCACCCGCACCAGCGAACGCATCTACTCCGACCCAGAAGGGAAGACACGATATGTGCATTGGGTGGATCAAGGCCTTTTCGACGACCAGGGCCAGTTGGTAGAAATTCTCTCGGTTGGGCGGGAGATCACCCAGCAAAAATTGATGGAACGGGCCTTAGAAGAAAGCGAAGAGCGCTTCCGCACCCTAGTTGAAGACCTCAATGTCGGGGTTCTCCTGCAGGGCAGACAGGCGGAAATGTTGTTGTGTAACCCCAAAGCCCTGGAATTGTTGGACTTAACGGAAGATCAATTGTTGGGACGAACTTCTTTTGATCCGGCCTGGAATGTCATTCATGAGGATGGATCCAGTTTTCCAGGGACAGAGCATCCTGTGCCCAAAGCCATTGTGACGGGTCAGCCTGTACGAAATGTGGTGATGGGGGTGTATCGACCCCGTTTGCAGGATCGGGTTTGGTTGCTGGTGAATGCGAAGCCAAGGCTAGATGAACAGGGGCAAGTCTATCAGGTTATTTGTACCTTTACCGATATCACTCTGCGCATACAAGCAGAAGAAGCTCTAAAACAAACCCAACAGACCCTACATCTTCAGGCAGAGCGAGAACGGTTGTTGGGGCGGATCACCGAGCGTATTCGCCGCTCTCTAGATTTGATGGAGATTCTGCAAATCGCAGCTACAGAAGTCCGGCAACTGCTACAAACCGATCGCGTGGTGATCTACCTCCTACAGCCCGATGGGAGCAGCTCTATTCAGGCAGAGTCTGTCAGTCAGGCAGAGTTTTCTATAGTGAATCAAACCATTTTGGATTCCTATTTTTTCAGTTTGAGAAAAGACTATTTTCCCTGTAACCAAGTGCACTCCATCTCAGATATTGAAGATGCCCCTATTCAACCTTATCATGTTGACCTCCTAAGAAGCTTACAAGTGCATGCCAGCTTAGTAGTGGCGATTTGTGGAGATAATCACCCACAATTGGAATCTCCTTCTAAAAGCGATATACAGGGAATTTTAATTGCTCATCAATGCCGGGGAGTGTATCAGTGGCAAGATTGGGAAAAATCTATTCTAGTGCAGTTATCAGAACAACTGTCTGTTGCTCTACAACAAGCCGAGCTGTACCAGCAGGTGCAAAACCTGAACAATCATTTGGAAGCACTCGCAGAGTTGCGCACAGCTAGGCTACAGCAGGCATTGGATTTTGAGGCGGTATTGCACTCCATTAGCAGCAAAGTTGTGGCCAGCTTAGATGAGGCAGAGATTCTGAATACTGTTGTGCAAGAGCTGGTAAAAATTCTGGGCTTGTTAGACTGTAGTTTTGGTTTCTTCTCAAAAGACTGTTCTACCCTTAAACTGTACTATGCTTACTCCCCAAATCTGGTTGGTCAGAGCTATGATCTTCAAGAAATAGTTGATGCTTCTTTTTTGAGCTCTTTACAACAGGGAAAAGTAATCCATCACTGTTTTTATAACCCCACAAATAGACTTTGGGCGACCCTTCTCAACTGTCCCATTTTGGATGAAGATCAGCGGTTAATGGGTTTATTAAATTTGGAGCGCCTGCCAGAACAATTCTTTGTAGAACCAGAGATTCAGATGGTGCAACAGGTGGCTAATTTGTGTGCTTTGGCCATTCGTCAGGCTCGCTTGTACGAAGCCGCACAGGCTCAAGTCACTGAATTGGAACAGCTCAATTTGCTGAAAGATGACTTTGTTAGCACCGTTTCGCACGAGCTACGGACTCCGATGACCAATGTGCGCATGGCTCTACGCATGATGCAGATTACCACTGACCCACAAAAACGACAGAACTATTTTATGACTGCCCTTCAAGAGTGTGAGCGGCAGATTGCCCTAATCAATGATTTGCTGGATATACAGCGGCTAGAAGCGGAAGGGTATTCACTCAAGGCAGAAGAGATCAATTTGGTTTACTACCTGCAAGAACTTCTCAGTGGGCTCCAACCGCTCGCCCAATCTAAACAACAGTTGTTACAACTGCATCTCAGCCAAGGGATCCCAATCCTAGAGACAGACTCGGCTTGTCTCAGCCGCGTTTTGCGTGAATTGGTTCACAATGCCATCAAATATACTGCTCCGGAAGGAGCCATTCACATCCGGCTTACTTCGGATCAAGATGGGTTTCTTTTCATGATTAGCAACAGTGCAGAGATTTCACAATCAGAGTTGGCACGGATTTTTGACAAGTTTTACCGCATCCCACAGTCGGATCGCTGGAAACATGGGGGAACAGGTTTAGGCTTAGCTTTGGTGAAGCAATTGGTGATGCGAATGGGGGGTGATATCTCCGTCAAAAGTTCAGAAGGATGGACCCATTTTCAAGTTTGGCTGCCCCAAAATTTAGCCGCAGCTACAGCCCATCCTGCATCTTGA
- a CDS encoding ABC transporter permease, translating to MTILTRSLSYAQNNSDMLFQALLQHLQLVTVPLGIGLIFGLPLGFLSSRSQAFSLVVINGFNGLRVIPSLAILFLAIPYFGLSFRSAVIALTALVMPPILISTDVAFRSIEPAIREAAFGMGMTSSQVLRQIEIPLALPVVLAGIKTATIEVIASATLAAFIGAGGLGTFITLGFALYDNAILLVGAIPVALLAILAEVSLSSLQRALQPPQA from the coding sequence ATGACCATCCTGACCCGTTCCCTAAGCTATGCGCAAAACAACAGCGATATGCTGTTTCAAGCTCTCCTTCAACACCTACAACTGGTGACTGTACCTTTGGGAATTGGCCTGATTTTTGGGTTGCCTTTGGGCTTTTTGAGTTCTCGGTCACAGGCATTTTCGCTAGTGGTTATCAATGGCTTTAATGGCCTTAGAGTGATCCCTAGCTTGGCGATTTTATTTTTAGCGATCCCCTATTTCGGCCTCAGTTTTCGTTCCGCTGTGATCGCCCTAACTGCTTTGGTCATGCCTCCCATTTTGATCAGCACCGATGTCGCGTTTCGGAGTATTGAGCCAGCCATTCGAGAAGCTGCTTTTGGCATGGGAATGACATCCAGTCAAGTCTTGCGGCAAATCGAAATTCCCCTTGCATTGCCCGTGGTCTTGGCTGGCATTAAAACCGCCACCATTGAGGTCATCGCCAGTGCTACGTTAGCGGCTTTTATTGGGGCCGGAGGGTTAGGAACTTTTATCACACTAGGGTTTGCCCTCTACGACAACGCTATCTTACTGGTGGGGGCAATTCCGGTAGCCCTGTTGGCAATTTTGGCAGAGGTTAGCCTTAGCTCTTTGCAACGCGCTTTACAGCCCCCACAAGCCTAG